One part of the Methylobacterium mesophilicum SR1.6/6 genome encodes these proteins:
- the mdoH gene encoding glucans biosynthesis glucosyltransferase MdoH, with amino-acid sequence MSSRVTSSAEPSHRNAGPSLSDPSAPVTLREIWTGLRAGRVLRVRRLALAVPSLVTAGSLAWLAALAYPAGVSPLGWAVLILFSLVMGWQAFVACQYAYGLVADLLATRAKSALERRSEDAEIVAAGEGRTAAVVAIHAEDAVAVFARLRVMARSLARANAEAIDIFVLSDTRDGAIAAVEEHEFARIQAWAAADPALPRIRYRRRTENVGRKAGNIGEFCRSYGAEYAFMIVLDADSLMTGAAMTRLVGLMQASPRTGLIQTVSYAAGRDTLFARIQQFAVRLYAPLALRCLETWQGPEGSYWGHNAILRIQAFAENAQLPRLPGREPLGGEILCHDIVEGALMVRAGWEVRLLPEMGGTWEEMPTNLIDLLGRERRWCQGNLQHLRVLPWAGLHGASRWHLLVGILSYGVLPLWIAFLGLAAWQAARTGDLGLLAYGLTGQGAAAHALAALSVAVLALPKLLSLGHVLASPERRADFGGTRALLASAALEQAVWVVLWPVLTLFTAGAVVSTFLGRVVRWETQDRDDRQVSWSEAFRLQADAVVVGSLICFALAMAGNLWLTLWMAPLALALLTSPAQSVWTSRADLGRFARARGLFLNADDTRQAPELAELAQIRGLPAAPTALRPVARETAIWLAADEA; translated from the coding sequence ATGTCCTCACGCGTCACTTCCTCCGCCGAGCCGTCGCACCGGAACGCGGGTCCGTCCCTATCCGATCCGTCGGCGCCGGTGACGCTTCGGGAGATCTGGACCGGCCTGCGGGCGGGACGGGTCCTGCGCGTCCGGCGCCTCGCCCTGGCAGTGCCGAGCCTCGTCACCGCGGGCAGCCTCGCGTGGCTCGCGGCGCTGGCCTACCCGGCCGGGGTCAGCCCTCTGGGATGGGCGGTGCTCATCCTGTTCAGCCTCGTCATGGGCTGGCAGGCCTTCGTCGCCTGCCAGTACGCCTACGGCCTCGTGGCCGACCTGCTGGCAACCCGGGCGAAGTCGGCGCTGGAGCGCCGCTCCGAGGATGCGGAGATCGTAGCGGCCGGCGAAGGACGCACCGCCGCCGTGGTGGCGATCCACGCCGAGGATGCGGTGGCGGTCTTCGCCCGCCTGCGGGTGATGGCGCGGTCGCTCGCCCGCGCGAACGCCGAGGCCATCGACATCTTCGTCCTGTCCGACACGCGCGACGGCGCGATCGCCGCCGTCGAGGAGCACGAATTCGCCCGCATCCAGGCCTGGGCGGCGGCCGACCCGGCGCTGCCGCGGATCCGCTACCGGCGGCGGACCGAGAATGTCGGCCGCAAGGCCGGCAACATCGGCGAGTTCTGCCGCAGCTACGGTGCCGAATACGCCTTCATGATCGTGCTGGACGCCGACAGCCTCATGACCGGCGCGGCCATGACCCGGCTGGTCGGGCTGATGCAGGCGAGCCCCCGCACCGGCCTGATCCAGACCGTCTCGTACGCGGCGGGCCGGGACACCCTGTTCGCCCGCATCCAGCAATTCGCCGTGCGCCTCTACGCGCCCTTGGCTTTGCGCTGCCTGGAGACCTGGCAGGGGCCGGAGGGCAGCTACTGGGGCCACAACGCGATCCTGCGGATCCAGGCCTTCGCGGAGAACGCGCAGCTCCCCCGGCTGCCGGGCCGGGAGCCGCTGGGCGGCGAGATCCTGTGCCACGACATCGTCGAGGGCGCGCTGATGGTGCGCGCCGGCTGGGAGGTGCGGCTGCTGCCCGAGATGGGCGGCACCTGGGAGGAGATGCCCACCAACCTCATCGACCTCCTCGGCCGGGAGCGCCGCTGGTGCCAGGGCAACCTCCAGCACCTCCGGGTCCTGCCCTGGGCCGGCCTGCACGGCGCGAGCCGCTGGCACCTGCTGGTCGGCATCCTCTCCTACGGCGTGCTGCCTCTCTGGATCGCCTTCCTCGGCCTCGCCGCCTGGCAGGCCGCGCGGACCGGGGATCTCGGCCTCCTCGCCTACGGATTGACCGGACAGGGTGCCGCCGCCCACGCGTTGGCCGCCCTCAGCGTCGCCGTGCTGGCGCTGCCGAAGCTTCTGAGCCTCGGCCACGTCCTCGCGTCCCCGGAGCGGCGCGCGGATTTCGGCGGCACCCGGGCGCTGCTCGCGAGCGCCGCCCTGGAGCAGGCCGTGTGGGTGGTCCTGTGGCCGGTCCTGACCCTGTTCACCGCCGGAGCCGTGGTCTCGACCTTCCTGGGCCGGGTGGTGCGCTGGGAGACGCAGGACCGAGACGACCGGCAGGTCTCCTGGTCCGAGGCCTTCCGGCTCCAGGCCGACGCGGTCGTGGTCGGCAGCCTGATCTGCTTCGCCCTGGCGATGGCCGGCAACCTGTGGCTCACCCTGTGGATGGCGCCGCTGGCCCTGGCGCTCCTCACCAGCCCCGCCCAGAGCGTCTGGACGAGCCGGGCCGATCTCGGCCGCTTCGCCCGGGCCCGGGGCCTGTTCCTCAACGCCGACGACACCCGCCAGGCGCCGGAACTCGCCGAGCTCGCCCAGATCCGCGGCCTGCCGGCCGCGCCGACGGCGCTCCGCCCGGTCGCCCGGGAGACGGCCATCTGGCTCGCCGCCGACGAGGCCTGA
- a CDS encoding SDR family NAD(P)-dependent oxidoreductase, translating into MSQHPAISPGRSAVVTGGASGIGLAAAQAFARAGMNVWLVDRPGPALEAARAAVAELAAVEIRAVPADVSDREAVEALAAGVAKAGPPAVVMLNAGIEAGGKLFSDADTWARILGTNLGGVVNGIHAFAPGMIDGGKPGAIIVTGSKQGITTPPGNAPYNVSKAGVKAVTEALAHELRSREGCQTTAHLLIPGFVYTGLTKARGVAEKPAGAWTPEETVTFMLERLAAGDFYILCPDNETTRGQDEKRIAWAAGDIIENRPALSRWHPDHAEAFKRFMAG; encoded by the coding sequence ATGAGTCAGCACCCCGCCATCAGCCCCGGCCGCAGCGCGGTCGTCACCGGGGGGGCGAGCGGCATCGGGCTCGCCGCGGCGCAGGCCTTCGCGCGGGCCGGCATGAACGTCTGGCTCGTCGACCGGCCAGGGCCGGCGCTGGAGGCGGCCCGGGCCGCGGTGGCCGAACTCGCCGCCGTGGAAATCCGCGCGGTCCCCGCCGACGTCTCGGACCGGGAGGCCGTGGAAGCCCTGGCCGCCGGTGTCGCGAAGGCCGGCCCGCCCGCCGTCGTGATGCTGAACGCCGGGATCGAGGCCGGCGGGAAGCTGTTCTCCGACGCGGACACCTGGGCGCGGATCCTGGGCACCAACCTCGGCGGCGTGGTCAACGGCATCCACGCCTTCGCGCCCGGCATGATCGACGGGGGCAAGCCCGGCGCGATCATCGTGACCGGCTCGAAGCAGGGCATCACCACGCCCCCGGGCAACGCGCCCTACAACGTCTCGAAGGCGGGGGTGAAGGCGGTCACCGAGGCGCTCGCCCACGAGCTGCGCAGCCGGGAGGGCTGCCAGACCACCGCGCATCTTCTGATCCCGGGCTTCGTCTATACCGGGCTGACCAAGGCCCGCGGCGTCGCCGAGAAGCCCGCGGGGGCGTGGACGCCGGAGGAGACGGTCACCTTCATGCTGGAGCGTCTGGCGGCGGGCGACTTCTACATCCTCTGTCCCGACAACGAGACCACCCGCGGGCAGGACGAGAAGCGGATCGCCTGGGCGGCCGGCGACATCATCGAGAACCGACCCGCCCTGTCGCGCTGGCATCCGGATCATGCCGAGGCGTTCAAGCGGTTCATGGCGGGATAG
- a CDS encoding L,D-transpeptidase has translation MRRILPALIGLFGVAACAAPALAYEIDPLTRQPLNDALTVRVRPQAVETVAVPVANAALNTADPMDQDAAVPQMSAIPREVVAYNGPYGAGTIVVSTAERRLYYVMGGGQALRYGVGVGRPGFTWGGVQTITMKREWPDWRPPSTMLKRRPDLPRYMKGGLENPLGARAMYLGGSIYRIHGSNEPETIGTAVSSGCIRMTNDDVTDLYTRAKVGTKVVVQR, from the coding sequence ATGCGTCGTATTCTCCCCGCCCTGATCGGGCTTTTCGGCGTGGCCGCCTGCGCCGCGCCGGCTCTCGCCTACGAGATCGATCCGCTGACCCGCCAGCCGCTGAACGACGCGCTGACCGTGCGCGTGCGCCCGCAGGCCGTCGAGACCGTCGCGGTGCCGGTGGCCAACGCCGCGCTCAACACCGCCGACCCGATGGACCAGGATGCGGCGGTGCCGCAGATGTCGGCGATCCCGCGGGAAGTCGTGGCGTATAACGGCCCCTACGGCGCCGGCACGATCGTCGTCTCCACGGCCGAGCGGCGCCTCTACTACGTGATGGGCGGCGGCCAGGCCCTGCGCTACGGCGTCGGCGTCGGCCGCCCGGGCTTCACCTGGGGCGGCGTGCAGACCATCACGATGAAGCGCGAGTGGCCGGATTGGCGTCCGCCGTCGACCATGCTCAAGCGCCGGCCCGACCTGCCGCGCTACATGAAGGGCGGCCTCGAGAACCCGCTGGGCGCCCGCGCGATGTATCTCGGCGGCTCGATCTACCGGATCCACGGCTCCAACGAGCCGGAGACCATCGGCACCGCCGTCTCGTCGGGCTGCATCCGCATGACCAACGACGACGTGACGGACCTCTACACCCGCGCCAAGGTCGGCACGAAGGTCGTCGTCCAGCGCTGA
- a CDS encoding glucan biosynthesis protein: MTFEVLSAEAARRAAAPYAEPAEDLPPALAALDYDGYRAITFRPDEGIRLGETFSAQLFHRGFLQRKRVALYLQPRSGAARPIPYASRLFDLGAGLAGQSFAPDLGFAGFRLHYASPETPSWRPKGFQEEFLVFLGASYFRLRAANQEYGLSARGLAIGTGAPEGEEFPDFVAHWICEPEPEARSLTVLSLLDSPSVAGAYRFAITPGDPARIAVTAELHPRQTVAKLGLAPLTSMFLYGENGPGARDAKPVDDFRPQVHDSDGLCVASGAGAGVDPARIDRIWRPLVNGRAQPQISAFAAAPLAGFGLLQRQRNFAAYLDVEARQEARPGLWVSPEAGGSAFAAGAVQLYEIPSVEEYMDNIVAAFVPAAAAQPGAPLRLAYGLTTVGAEPVAAIPEAALARVTSTRFGSAERLRPTKPPSPQRRLCVIDFEGPSLPHGPDDAISVDVSASAGTMHEPVANFVPQTGGWRIYVEWRPPEPLPAGDVVLRARLIRGTMPLSETWDAVV; encoded by the coding sequence ATGACCTTCGAAGTCCTGTCGGCCGAGGCGGCGCGCCGCGCCGCCGCGCCCTACGCGGAGCCGGCCGAGGACCTGCCGCCCGCGCTCGCCGCCCTCGACTATGACGGCTACCGGGCGATCACCTTCCGCCCGGACGAGGGCATCCGGCTCGGCGAGACCTTCAGCGCGCAGCTGTTCCACCGCGGCTTCCTGCAGCGCAAGCGGGTGGCCCTCTACCTTCAGCCCCGCAGCGGAGCCGCGCGCCCGATCCCCTACGCGAGTCGGCTGTTCGATCTGGGCGCGGGACTCGCCGGGCAAAGCTTTGCACCGGATCTCGGCTTCGCAGGCTTCCGCCTGCACTACGCCTCCCCGGAGACGCCGTCCTGGCGGCCGAAAGGATTTCAGGAGGAATTCCTGGTTTTCCTCGGCGCCTCCTACTTCCGTCTGCGGGCCGCGAACCAGGAATACGGTCTCTCGGCCCGCGGCCTCGCCATCGGAACCGGCGCGCCGGAGGGGGAGGAATTCCCCGATTTCGTCGCCCACTGGATCTGCGAGCCGGAGCCCGAAGCCCGCAGCCTGACGGTGCTGTCGCTCCTCGACAGTCCCAGCGTCGCCGGTGCCTACCGGTTCGCCATCACCCCCGGCGACCCGGCCCGCATCGCGGTCACGGCGGAGCTGCATCCGCGCCAAACGGTCGCGAAGCTCGGGCTGGCGCCGCTCACCAGCATGTTCCTGTATGGCGAGAACGGGCCCGGTGCCCGGGACGCCAAGCCGGTCGACGATTTCCGGCCGCAGGTGCACGACTCGGACGGGCTGTGCGTCGCTTCCGGTGCCGGTGCCGGTGTCGATCCGGCGCGGATCGACCGGATCTGGCGGCCGCTCGTCAACGGGCGCGCGCAGCCGCAGATCTCGGCCTTCGCGGCTGCGCCGCTCGCGGGCTTCGGCCTGCTCCAGCGGCAGCGGAATTTTGCCGCCTATCTGGATGTCGAGGCGCGCCAGGAAGCGCGGCCCGGCCTGTGGGTGTCGCCGGAGGCCGGCGGCTCTGCCTTCGCGGCGGGCGCCGTGCAACTCTACGAGATCCCCTCGGTCGAGGAGTACATGGACAACATCGTGGCGGCCTTCGTGCCGGCGGCCGCGGCTCAGCCGGGCGCGCCCCTGCGGCTCGCCTACGGCCTGACCACCGTCGGAGCGGAGCCCGTCGCGGCGATTCCCGAGGCGGCCCTCGCGCGGGTCACCTCGACCCGGTTCGGCTCGGCGGAGCGGCTGCGTCCCACGAAGCCGCCAAGTCCGCAGCGGCGGCTCTGCGTGATCGACTTCGAGGGGCCGAGCCTGCCGCACGGCCCTGACGATGCGATCTCGGTGGATGTCTCGGCCAGTGCGGGCACGATGCACGAGCCGGTGGCCAATTTCGTGCCGCAGACCGGCGGATGGCGCATCTACGTCGAGTGGCGGCCGCCGGAGCCGCTCCCGGCGGGCGACGTGGTGCTGCGCGCCCGGCTGATCCGCGGAACTATGCCGCTCAGCGAGACCTGGGACGCCGTGGTCTAG
- the zwf gene encoding glucose-6-phosphate dehydrogenase — protein sequence MATIIPVASFDCVVFGATGDLTARKLLPALFYRFRDGQIPDTSRIIGASRSELSVDAFREHARDALKRFVPAADLTEDALARFLAHVDYVAVDGAGESGWGDLVAKLDERPDQVRPYYLATSPDLYGSICRNLAAHGLVGAKSRVVLEKPIGKDLKSAKAINDAVGEVFPESQIFRIDHYLGKETVQNLLSLRFANTIFERLWTSDVIDHVQITVAETVGVEGRAGYYDTSGAMRDMLQNHILQLLCLTAMESPLNLEANSVRDEKLKVLRALKPITAHDIQSATVRGQYVAGAVDGQPVEGYLAELGHESRTETFVAMKVEIQSGRWAGVPFYLRTGKRLPRKLSEIVVQFRASPFSIFPEEAFGREPNRLVIRLQPQEGMKLEVMTKDPGPGGLRLRPTDLDISFEETFKQRYPDAYERLLMDVVRGNATLFMRRDEVEAAWAWADGVLKAWADRPEAPRPYPAGSWGPTAAIALIERDGRTWHEELR from the coding sequence TTGGCCACGATCATCCCCGTCGCCTCCTTCGACTGCGTCGTGTTCGGCGCGACCGGCGATCTGACCGCGCGAAAGCTTCTGCCCGCCCTGTTCTACCGCTTCCGGGACGGTCAGATCCCGGACACCAGCCGGATCATCGGCGCCTCGCGCTCCGAGCTGTCCGTCGACGCCTTTCGCGAACACGCGCGCGACGCCCTCAAGCGCTTCGTGCCCGCCGCCGACCTGACCGAGGACGCCCTCGCCCGGTTCCTCGCCCACGTGGACTACGTGGCGGTGGACGGCGCCGGCGAGAGCGGGTGGGGGGACCTCGTGGCCAAGCTCGACGAGCGGCCCGATCAAGTGCGACCCTACTATCTCGCCACCTCGCCCGACCTCTACGGCTCGATCTGCCGCAACCTCGCTGCCCACGGGCTGGTCGGCGCGAAATCCCGCGTCGTGCTGGAGAAGCCGATCGGCAAGGATCTCAAATCCGCCAAGGCCATCAACGACGCCGTGGGCGAAGTCTTCCCCGAGTCGCAGATCTTCCGGATCGACCACTATCTCGGCAAGGAGACGGTCCAGAACCTGCTCAGCTTGCGCTTCGCCAACACCATCTTCGAGCGGCTCTGGACCTCGGACGTGATCGACCATGTCCAGATCACCGTGGCCGAGACGGTCGGCGTCGAGGGCCGCGCCGGCTACTACGACACGTCGGGCGCCATGCGCGACATGCTGCAGAACCACATCCTGCAGTTGCTCTGCCTCACCGCCATGGAAAGTCCGCTCAATCTCGAGGCGAACTCCGTCCGCGACGAGAAGCTGAAGGTGCTGCGCGCCCTGAAGCCGATCACCGCCCACGACATCCAGTCTGCCACGGTCCGCGGCCAGTACGTGGCCGGCGCGGTCGACGGGCAACCCGTGGAGGGCTACCTCGCCGAACTCGGCCACGAGAGCCGGACCGAGACCTTCGTGGCCATGAAGGTCGAGATCCAGTCGGGGCGCTGGGCCGGCGTGCCGTTCTATCTCCGCACCGGCAAGCGCCTGCCGCGGAAGCTCTCGGAGATCGTGGTGCAGTTCCGCGCCTCGCCGTTCTCGATCTTCCCCGAGGAGGCTTTCGGCCGCGAGCCGAATCGCCTCGTCATCCGCCTGCAGCCGCAGGAGGGCATGAAGCTCGAGGTGATGACCAAGGATCCGGGGCCCGGCGGCCTGCGCCTGCGCCCCACCGATCTCGACATCTCGTTCGAGGAGACCTTCAAGCAGCGCTACCCGGACGCCTATGAGCGGCTGCTGATGGATGTGGTGCGGGGCAACGCCACCCTGTTCATGCGCCGCGACGAGGTCGAGGCCGCCTGGGCCTGGGCGGACGGCGTGCTCAAGGCCTGGGCCGACCGGCCGGAGGCACCGCGGCCCTATCCCGCCGGGAGCTGGGGGCCGACGGCCGCCATCGCGCTGATCGAGCGCGACGGCCGGACGTGGCACGAGGAGCTGCGGTGA
- a CDS encoding cupin domain-containing protein — MAFTCTIPATPTIQQDDATVRITRWDFPPGAVTGWHEHGWPYFVVMLVDGVLRVHDGAAVSETALAAGQSYTRPAGIRHDVMNGSDHPIAFIEIEVKRPDALVTLPET, encoded by the coding sequence ATGGCCTTCACCTGCACCATCCCCGCCACGCCGACGATCCAGCAGGATGACGCCACGGTGCGCATCACCCGCTGGGACTTCCCGCCCGGCGCGGTGACCGGCTGGCACGAGCATGGCTGGCCGTATTTCGTGGTGATGCTGGTGGACGGGGTCCTGCGCGTCCACGACGGCGCGGCGGTCAGCGAGACGGCGCTGGCGGCCGGGCAATCCTACACGCGCCCGGCCGGCATCCGGCACGACGTCATGAACGGCTCCGACCACCCGATCGCGTTCATCGAGATCGAGGTGAAGCGTCCGGACGCGCTGGTCACCCTGCCGGAGACCTGA
- the moaA gene encoding GTP 3',8-cyclase MoaA, producing the protein MFAADAPAWPAPLIDPFQRAISYLRISVTDRCDLRCAYCMSEHMEFLPKRDLLTLEELDRLCGVFIARGVRKLRITGGEPLVRRDIMHLFRRLSRHLDSGALEELTLTTNGTQLTRYADELASLGVRRINVSLDTLDPDKFRAITRRGDLKVVLDGIAAARAAGMKVKINAVALRDVNADEIPDMIAWAHGLGMDMTLIEVMPLGEIEADRTDQFLPLSVARQRLETRYTLTPLPDRTGGPARYDRVEETGGKLGFITPLTHNFCESCNRVRLTCTGQLYMCLGQEDSADLRAVLRASQDDAVLAAAVVEAITRKPKGHDFVIERQRPAAVPRHMSVTGG; encoded by the coding sequence ATGTTCGCGGCCGATGCGCCCGCCTGGCCTGCGCCGCTGATCGACCCGTTCCAGCGGGCGATCTCGTACCTGCGCATCTCCGTGACGGACCGCTGCGACCTGCGCTGCGCCTACTGCATGTCCGAGCACATGGAGTTCCTGCCCAAGCGCGATCTGCTGACCCTGGAGGAGCTGGACCGGCTCTGCGGCGTGTTCATCGCCCGGGGCGTGCGCAAGCTCCGGATCACCGGCGGAGAGCCGCTGGTGCGCCGCGACATCATGCACCTGTTCCGCCGGCTCTCGCGCCACCTCGATTCGGGGGCGCTGGAAGAGCTGACGCTGACCACCAACGGTACCCAGCTCACCCGCTACGCCGACGAGCTGGCGAGCCTCGGCGTGCGCCGGATCAACGTCTCGCTCGACACGCTCGACCCGGACAAGTTCCGGGCAATCACCCGCCGCGGCGACCTGAAGGTGGTGCTCGACGGCATCGCGGCGGCGCGGGCCGCCGGGATGAAGGTGAAGATCAACGCCGTGGCACTGCGCGACGTCAACGCCGACGAGATCCCCGACATGATCGCCTGGGCGCACGGCCTCGGCATGGACATGACGCTGATCGAGGTGATGCCGCTGGGCGAGATCGAGGCCGACCGGACCGACCAGTTCCTGCCCCTCTCGGTCGCCCGGCAGCGCCTGGAGACCCGCTACACCCTCACGCCGCTACCCGACCGCACCGGCGGCCCGGCGCGCTACGACCGCGTCGAGGAGACCGGCGGGAAGCTCGGCTTCATCACGCCGCTCACCCACAATTTCTGCGAGAGCTGCAACCGGGTCCGCCTGACCTGCACGGGCCAGCTCTACATGTGCCTGGGTCAGGAGGACTCGGCCGACCTGCGGGCGGTGCTGCGCGCCTCTCAGGACGATGCCGTGCTGGCGGCGGCGGTGGTCGAGGCGATCACCCGCAAGCCCAAGGGCCACGACTTCGTCATCGAGCGCCAGCGCCCGGCGGCCGTGCCGCGGCACATGAGCGTGACCGGGGGGTAG
- the radA gene encoding DNA repair protein RadA, whose amino-acid sequence MAKIHQTFVCQSCGAVYNRWRGRCEACNGWNTIVEEAPSAPGQSGPAATRPSRNRGRVFPLEGLTGEAKEAPRMPSGIGELDRVTGGGFVRGSVILLGGDPGIGKSTLLMQASAAMAGTGERVAYISGEEAVGQVRLRAERLGLSDRPVQLAAETNVEDIVETLSQGRPPALAIIDSIQTMWTETVDSAPGTVTQVRSSAQALIRFAKTTGTAVILVGHVTKDGQIAGPRVVEHMVDAVASFEGDQGHHFRILRAVKNRFGPTDEIGVFEMTDAGLSEVPNPSALFLAGRDHQAAGTAVFAGMEGTRPLLVEIQALVAPSSLGMPRRAVVGWDPNRLSMVLAVLEAHGGIRLGSHDVYLNVAGGLRITEPAADLAVAAALVSSLSGAVLPPETVYFGEIGLSGAIRPVAQAGSRLKEAQKLGFAKALIPQGRGEGEKALAVETLRHIADLVAGISAGAPRKGSGQRGRQQSRYADEEM is encoded by the coding sequence ATGGCCAAGATCCACCAGACCTTCGTCTGCCAGTCCTGCGGGGCAGTCTACAACCGCTGGCGCGGGCGCTGCGAGGCCTGCAACGGCTGGAACACGATCGTCGAGGAGGCACCGTCGGCACCCGGCCAGTCCGGGCCCGCCGCCACCCGGCCGTCGCGCAACCGCGGCCGCGTGTTTCCGCTGGAGGGTCTGACCGGCGAGGCCAAGGAGGCGCCGCGCATGCCGTCGGGGATCGGCGAGCTCGACCGGGTCACCGGCGGCGGCTTCGTGCGCGGCTCGGTGATCCTGCTCGGCGGCGATCCCGGCATCGGCAAGTCGACCCTGCTGATGCAGGCCTCCGCGGCCATGGCCGGGACGGGCGAGCGGGTCGCCTACATCTCGGGCGAAGAGGCGGTGGGGCAGGTTCGCCTGCGGGCCGAGCGGCTGGGCCTGAGCGACCGGCCGGTGCAGCTCGCCGCCGAGACCAACGTCGAGGACATCGTCGAGACCCTGAGCCAGGGCCGGCCGCCCGCGCTGGCGATCATCGACTCGATCCAGACCATGTGGACCGAGACGGTGGATTCGGCCCCCGGCACGGTCACGCAGGTGCGCTCCTCCGCGCAGGCGCTGATCCGCTTCGCCAAGACCACCGGCACGGCGGTGATCCTGGTCGGCCACGTCACCAAGGACGGGCAGATCGCCGGCCCCCGGGTGGTGGAGCACATGGTCGACGCGGTCGCCTCCTTCGAGGGCGACCAGGGCCACCATTTCCGCATCCTGCGCGCGGTGAAGAACCGGTTCGGGCCCACCGACGAGATCGGCGTGTTCGAGATGACCGACGCCGGCCTGAGCGAGGTGCCGAACCCCTCGGCGCTGTTCCTGGCGGGCCGCGACCATCAGGCCGCAGGCACCGCGGTCTTCGCCGGCATGGAGGGCACGCGGCCCCTGCTGGTCGAGATCCAGGCGCTCGTAGCCCCCTCCTCCCTCGGCATGCCGCGCCGCGCCGTGGTCGGCTGGGACCCGAACCGTCTGTCGATGGTGCTCGCCGTGCTGGAGGCCCATGGCGGCATCCGCCTCGGAAGCCACGACGTCTACCTCAACGTCGCGGGGGGCCTGCGCATCACCGAGCCGGCGGCGGATCTGGCGGTGGCCGCCGCCCTCGTCTCGTCGCTGTCGGGGGCGGTGCTGCCGCCCGAGACGGTCTATTTCGGCGAGATCGGGCTGTCGGGGGCGATCCGGCCCGTGGCGCAGGCCGGCTCCCGGCTGAAGGAAGCGCAAAAACTCGGCTTCGCCAAGGCGCTGATCCCGCAGGGGCGCGGCGAAGGCGAGAAGGCGCTCGCGGTGGAGACGCTGCGCCACATCGCCGATCTGGTGGCGGGGATCAGTGCCGGGGCGCCGCGAAAGGGATCCGGCCAGCGCGGCCGGCAACAATCGCGCTACGCCGACGAGGAGATGTGA
- a CDS encoding GIY-YIG nuclease family protein, which translates to MREPAVSIMASRRNGTLYTGVTANLARRVYEHREALLPGFTSRYACKRPVWYEGHPTMAEAITPEKQIKAGSRKDKLALIEAMDPDWRDLYLDLA; encoded by the coding sequence ATGCGTGAGCCGGCGGTCTCCATCATGGCCAGTCGCCGAAATGGTACGCTCTACACGGGCGTGACCGCCAACCTCGCAAGACGAGTCTACGAGCACCGCGAAGCGCTCCTTCCGGGCTTCACCAGCCGGTACGCCTGCAAGCGCCCGGTCTGGTACGAAGGTCACCCGACGATGGCCGAGGCGATCACGCCCGAGAAGCAGATCAAGGCGGGATCCCGGAAGGACAAGCTCGCGCTGATCGAGGCGATGGATCCGGACTGGCGCGACCTGTATCTCGATCTCGCGTGA
- a CDS encoding gamma-butyrobetaine hydroxylase-like domain-containing protein: MTEDLWPTEIRLSADRRVLNVAFEDGARYALPAEYLRVSSPSAEVQGHSPLERKVIGGKRSVAILAVEPVGNYAVKLGFDDMHDTGIYGWGYLHALGREYEDRWQTYLGELAERGLDRDTARQVPVKSGGGCGSGSCGCH; the protein is encoded by the coding sequence GTGACCGAGGATCTGTGGCCGACCGAGATCCGCCTGTCGGCCGACCGGCGCGTGCTCAACGTCGCCTTCGAGGACGGCGCCCGCTACGCCCTTCCGGCCGAGTACCTGCGGGTCTCGAGTCCCTCCGCCGAGGTGCAGGGCCACTCGCCCCTGGAGCGCAAGGTGATCGGCGGCAAGCGGTCCGTAGCGATCCTGGCGGTGGAGCCGGTGGGTAACTACGCGGTGAAGCTCGGCTTCGACGACATGCACGACACCGGCATCTACGGCTGGGGCTACCTGCACGCGCTGGGCCGCGAGTACGAGGATCGCTGGCAGACCTATCTCGGCGAACTCGCCGAGCGCGGCCTCGACCGCGACACGGCGCGGCAGGTGCCGGTCAAGTCCGGCGGGGGCTGCGGGTCCGGCTCGTGCGGGTGCCATTGA